The following proteins come from a genomic window of Flavobacterium crocinum:
- a CDS encoding YMGG-like glycine zipper-containing protein, giving the protein MKGLYILLAAIIFTSCQNQGQSKEDINKAKQASIDSMKVEINKQRVIDSMKTEMAKIKEEQRVESEKVVVVQQPANGQATTTTTTTKKKGWSATAKGAVIGAGVGAATGAIVSKKKGEGAIIGGLAGAALGTGTGAVIDSKNKKKE; this is encoded by the coding sequence ATGAAAGGCTTATATATTTTATTAGCAGCAATAATTTTTACTTCTTGCCAAAACCAAGGACAAAGTAAAGAGGATATAAACAAAGCCAAGCAAGCCAGTATTGATTCCATGAAAGTTGAAATTAACAAACAACGTGTTATCGATTCAATGAAGACTGAAATGGCAAAGATAAAAGAAGAGCAGAGAGTCGAATCTGAAAAAGTAGTTGTAGTACAACAGCCTGCAAATGGACAAGCGACAACTACAACAACCACAACTAAAAAGAAAGGATGGAGTGCAACTGCTAAAGGCGCTGTAATTGGTGCCGGAGTAGGAGCTGCAACCGGAGCAATTGTGAGTAAGAAAAAAGGCGAAGGTGCGATTATTGGAGGTTTGGCCGGTGCTGCTTTAGGAACAGGAACAGGAGCTGTAATTGACAGTAAAAACAAAAAGAAAGAATAG
- the queA gene encoding tRNA preQ1(34) S-adenosylmethionine ribosyltransferase-isomerase QueA, protein MKLSHFNFNLPKELLAEFPAENRDESRLMVIDRKKNTIEHKMFKDVINYFDDGDVLILNNTKVFPARLYGNKEKTGARIEVFLLRELNSEQRLWDVLVDPARKIRIGNKLYFGDDDSLVAEVIDNTTSRGRTLRFLYDGSYEEFRNKLTELGETPIPKYINRDVTPEDAERYQTIYAKEEGAVAAPTAGLHFSKHLLKKLEIKGVNFAEVTLHVGLGTFNPVEVEDLSKHKMDSEELIITQEACDIVNEGKAKKKRICAVGTTSMRAIESSVSSANTLNPYEGWTNKFIFPPHDFSIANCMITNFHTPKSTLLMMISAFCGHDLMKKAYEEAIKEGYKFYSYGDAMLIL, encoded by the coding sequence ATGAAATTATCACACTTCAATTTCAATTTACCGAAAGAACTTTTGGCTGAATTTCCAGCAGAAAACAGAGATGAGTCTCGTTTAATGGTAATTGACCGTAAAAAAAACACAATCGAACATAAAATGTTTAAAGACGTGATCAACTATTTTGATGACGGAGACGTTTTAATTCTAAATAATACAAAAGTTTTTCCTGCACGTTTGTACGGAAACAAAGAAAAAACCGGAGCCAGAATTGAAGTTTTCTTGTTGAGAGAATTAAATTCAGAACAACGCCTTTGGGATGTTTTAGTAGATCCTGCCAGAAAAATCCGTATTGGTAACAAACTTTACTTTGGTGATGATGATTCGTTAGTTGCTGAGGTAATCGATAATACAACTTCTCGTGGTAGAACTTTACGTTTCTTATATGACGGTTCATATGAGGAATTCAGAAATAAATTGACAGAACTTGGAGAAACTCCAATTCCTAAATACATCAACAGAGACGTTACTCCGGAAGATGCTGAAAGATACCAAACAATTTACGCAAAAGAAGAAGGAGCTGTAGCGGCGCCAACTGCTGGTTTACACTTTTCAAAACACCTTTTGAAAAAATTAGAAATCAAAGGAGTTAATTTTGCTGAGGTAACTTTACACGTTGGTTTAGGAACTTTTAACCCGGTTGAGGTTGAAGATTTATCTAAACATAAAATGGATTCTGAGGAATTAATTATTACTCAGGAAGCTTGTGACATCGTAAATGAAGGAAAAGCAAAGAAAAAACGTATTTGTGCTGTAGGAACGACTTCTATGCGTGCAATCGAAAGTTCAGTTTCTTCTGCTAATACTTTAAACCCTTATGAAGGATGGACAAATAAATTTATTTTCCCTCCTCACGATTTCAGCATTGCGAATTGTATGATTACAAACTTCCACACACCAAAATCGACATTATTAATGATGATTTCTGCTTTCTGTGGACATGATTTAATGAAAAAAGCATACGAAGAAGCGATCAAAGAAGGATACAAATTCTATTCTTACGGAGACGCGATGTTAATCTTGTAA
- the kynU gene encoding kynureninase has protein sequence MTFQNTREFARELDSKDTLNHYQEQFIFPKVNDKRVIYFTGNSLGLQPKRTKAYIDEVMNDWAELAVEGHFYAEKPWWDYQERFSEPLSKIVGALPSEVTVMNTLTVNLHLLMVSFYQPKGKRYKIICEEKAFPSDQYMFQSQVHFHGYKPEDAIVEIKRREGEHNIRLEDVLAKIEEVGDELALVLIGGVNYYTGQVFDIKTITAAGQKAGAKVGWDLAHAAGNIKLDLHGWNVDFAAWCSYKYMNSGPGNASGCFVHERHHNDPDLPRFAGWWGHNKERRFKMEPTFDPVHGADGWQISNLPVLSLAPYLASVEMFAEVGMDALIKKRDHITSYLEFILHEIDKEVESTFEIITPTNPEERASQLSVFLHGEGRALFDYLMKNGVITDWREPNVIRLAPVPLYCSYEDMYDFGQILKKGILGK, from the coding sequence ATGACTTTTCAAAATACACGCGAATTTGCACGAGAGCTAGATTCAAAAGACACATTAAACCATTATCAGGAACAATTTATTTTTCCTAAAGTAAATGACAAACGAGTTATCTATTTTACAGGGAATTCTTTAGGATTACAACCGAAACGAACCAAAGCTTATATAGACGAAGTAATGAATGACTGGGCAGAACTTGCCGTTGAAGGTCATTTTTATGCTGAGAAACCCTGGTGGGATTATCAGGAAAGATTTTCTGAACCGTTGAGTAAAATTGTTGGAGCACTTCCATCTGAAGTTACGGTTATGAATACTTTGACAGTGAATCTTCATTTGTTAATGGTTTCTTTTTATCAGCCAAAAGGCAAACGCTATAAAATTATTTGTGAAGAAAAAGCGTTTCCATCAGATCAATATATGTTTCAAAGTCAGGTTCATTTTCATGGTTACAAACCAGAAGATGCAATCGTAGAAATTAAACGTCGAGAAGGCGAGCACAATATTCGTTTAGAAGATGTTTTAGCTAAAATTGAAGAAGTTGGTGATGAACTTGCTTTGGTTTTAATTGGTGGAGTAAACTATTATACCGGACAAGTTTTCGATATTAAAACCATCACGGCAGCCGGACAAAAAGCCGGAGCAAAAGTAGGTTGGGATTTAGCACATGCCGCGGGAAATATAAAATTGGACCTTCACGGCTGGAACGTAGATTTCGCAGCATGGTGCAGTTATAAATATATGAACTCAGGTCCAGGAAATGCTTCAGGCTGTTTTGTTCATGAAAGGCATCACAATGATCCGGATTTACCTCGTTTTGCAGGCTGGTGGGGACACAACAAAGAGCGCCGTTTTAAAATGGAGCCCACTTTTGATCCTGTTCATGGAGCAGATGGATGGCAGATTAGTAATTTGCCAGTTCTTTCGTTAGCACCTTACTTAGCTTCTGTAGAGATGTTTGCTGAGGTTGGAATGGATGCTTTAATTAAAAAACGTGATCATATCACTTCTTATCTTGAGTTTATTCTACACGAAATTGATAAAGAAGTAGAAAGTACTTTTGAAATTATTACACCAACAAATCCGGAAGAAAGAGCTTCACAATTGTCTGTTTTTCTTCACGGAGAAGGAAGAGCTTTATTTGATTATTTGATGAAAAACGGAGTGATAACCGATTGGCGCGAACCCAACGTAATTCGTCTGGCACCAGTTCCTTTGTACTGTTCTTATGAAGATATGTACGACTTTGGACAAATACTGAAAAAAGGGATTTTAGGGAAGTAA